One Rhizoctonia solani chromosome 2, complete sequence DNA segment encodes these proteins:
- a CDS encoding ATP-dependent RNA helicase dbp9 translates to MSESKPPGIVASKDFGDFKKQKETIVARTTHAGQSKRARIIELIASTEEQLQTSNSIIQNAVTLGESFKVTKQIVNTLLAPAKELADILGSLSEIHPTIGVVATVFKAVVRLETDRQENDRQIAVLYDSMAHMLIVLVYMEDIFERKDGIQHMLTQKLDDIANLIKEFGNFCDVYYKSRSIVRFLRSSKFKEKLSEFAQRFEGTKKGLQNLVSHRTAKLVDKTSEKIDEINANVSQLIKFMEIQTSREREAAELIATKGGTEAVLKDDKLLDEVAQAMGDKITASVQLNLRQDLAQQLVDNRLFFDVKMEGVKEQISEKIERSTNSILLKMEDGPHELVHDPDIKKIWKDMQWRHSVKSRHFVSAVHHHFEQTFIRYHRENGTSHTDLWTLNYLSRVIFYPAIGDAIDEDNSGYVSLHELNHFFSSKPHGWSVPQWLAYWAAGWYKDNLRYRDKIMSRLKLLEDSLQFLRPENEATLRSLIDNIKPQIRRIVLSLYDDVLDYFQGESEESTGLDNLRNQFTAITTKEVEEQLAKSKFELDDKRTLKLVLGRSRFESRLFCVMHRLLKRHHKLFDLAKDNVLQEGVAISMANSWDVIFDAFVQRMRELSESWRQQRMDVELQAQWYSNGLFEDWYTHNKALPEAEDDYGDAWAEEDYDAGTEVDESELVEYATRPSTSTGHYDDVPSILHSPDIEASPIGDMDFRTISSFSGQNLRPGEGYHKRSSSRATNESDRTSTAVTELEDRMKKLEGKVDNLTDLMTQILQQLKGK, encoded by the exons ATGTCCGAATCCAAGCCTCCGGGAATTGTTGCGTCCAAAGATTTTGGTGATTTCAAGAAGCAGAAGGAGACTATTGTGGCACGAACTACTCATGCTGGGCAATCAAAACGGGCTCGTATCA TCGAGCTCATTGCTTCTACTGAGGAACAACTCCAAACTTCGAACTCTATAATCCAGAATGCGGTAACATTGGGAGAATCCTTCAAAGTCACGAAGCAGATCGTGAACACACTTTTGGCCCCTGCAAAAGAGCTTGCTGATATTTTGGGGTCACTATCGGAGATACATCCCACTATTGGGGTCGTGGCAACTGTGTTTAAG GCCGTAGTCAGGCTTGAGACAGACCGCCAGGAAAATGATAGACAAATCGCTGTGTTATATGACTCTATGGCACACATGCTTATTGTCCTCGTCTACATGGAAGATATATTTGAACGAAAGGATGGTATACAGCATATGCTCACGCAGAAGCTTGACGACATCGCCAACCTGATTAAGGAATTTGGCAACTTTTGCGATGTTTATTATAAAAGTCGTTCTATTG TGCGTTTTCTCCGCTCTTCAAAGTTCAAAGAAAAGCTCTCCGAATTCGCTCAACGTTTTGAAGGAACAAAAAAAGGTCTGCAGAACTTGGTTTCTCATCGAACGGCCAAGCTAGTAGACAAAACCTCGGAGAAGATTGACGAGATTAACGCTAACGTATCTCAGCTGATCAAATTTATGGAGATTCAGACGAGCCGAGAGCGCGAAGCTGCAGAGTTGATAGCTACCAAGGGTGGCACCGAAGCTGTTTTGAAG GACGACAAACTTTTAGATGAGGTTGCTCAGGCAATGGGAGATAAAATCACTGCTTCAGTGCAATTAAACCTTCGACAAGACTTGGCCCAACAGTTGGTGGACAATCG TTTGTTCTTCGATgttaaaatggaaggtgtgAAGGAGCAAATATCAGAGAAGATAGAGCGCTCTACAAATAGCATACTGTTAAAA ATGGAGGATGGACCACATGAACTCGTGCATGATCCTGACATCAAGAAAATATGGAAAG ATATG CAATGGCGTCACAGTGTCAAAAGCAGGCACTTTGTTTCAG CCGTGCATCACCACTTTGAGCAAACATTCATTCGTTACCATCGTGAGAACGGGACCTCGCACACAGATCTTTGGACATTAAACTATCTTTCTCGAGTCATTT TTTATCCGGCAATTGGAGACGCAATTGACGAAG ATAATTCGGGATATGTTTCACTTCATGAATTAAATCATTTCTTTAGTTCTAAACCTCACGGGTGGAGTGTTCCCCAGTGGCTCGCATA CTGGGCGGCTGGGTGGTACAAAGATAATCTGAG GTACCGCGATAAGATCATGTCGAGATTAAAGCTTTTAGAAGATTCGTTGCAGTTTCTGCGTCCTGAGAACGAAGCCACTCTCAGGTCGCTAATTGATAATATCAAACCCCAGATTCGACGTATTGTACTATCACTCTATG ATGACGTTCTTGATTATTTCCAAGGCGAAAGTGAAGAATCTACCGGACTAGACAATCTGCGTAATCAATTTACTGCCATTACTACCAAAGAGGTCGAAGAACAGCTAGCCAAATCCAAGTTTGAGCTGGACGATAAACGTACTTTGAAGCTGGTGCTGGGTAGATCGCGGTTTGAATCG CGACTCTTTTGTGTAATGCATCGACTCCTGAAGCGTCATCACAAATTATTTGACCTCGCAAAGGATAACGTGTTACAGGAGGGAGTTGCAATCTCAATGGCCAATTCATGGGATGTCATATTTGATGCTTTCGTGCAGCGAATGCGCGAATTGAGCGAGAGCTGGCGGCAGCAGCGCATGGATGTCGAACTCCAAGCTCAGTGGTATTCGAACGG GTTATTTGAGGACTGGTATACACAT AACAAAGCCCTGCCAGAGGCTGAAGATGATTATGGGGATGCCTGGGCAGAAGAAGATTACGATGCTGGGACTGAAGTGGATGAAAGTGAACTTGTGGAATATGCAACTCGGCCTTCCACATCCACTGGTCATTATGACGACGTTCCCAGCATACTTCATTCACCAGACATAGAAGCGAGCCCAATAGGAGATATGGATTTTCGAACCATTAGCTCATTTTCTGGTCAAAATTTGCGGCCGGGAGAAGGCTATCATAAACGTAGTTCTAGTCGCGCAACAAACGAGAGCGACAGGACGAGTACCG CCGTCACTGAGCTTGAAGACCGGATGAAGAAACTCGAAGGAAAGGTAGACAACTTGACTGACCTTATGACGCAGATCTTGCAACAGCTCAAGGGCAAATGA
- a CDS encoding DEAD/DEAH box helicase produces MADAKLLDSEQSFQTFSNIIDSRLLRALADLGFARPTLVQSKAIPLALEGRDILARARTGSGKTAAYCIPVAQKILNSKTIANAQQAARAVILVPTRELADQVTKHLKGLLAYCDKDIKAVNIAGGASGYTQKLVIAEKPDLIVATPSRLLALLRVKALSLSSLESLVIDEADLILSYGHDEDVKQILSGGHLPKLYQTFLMSATMTKDVETLKGIALRNPAILKLEEDKDEAANLTQYAVKCSEVDKFLLTYVILKLKLVKGKCLIFVNDVDRGYRVKLFLEQFSIKSCVLNSELPLNSRFHIVQEFNKGVYDYIIATDETGGKHEDQDTDDEKEAEEEEVGSEAEAEGGEDLITTEPTEAGEAGPSNPPPKRKRAPPQPEFQKPSKKHRTAKKDKEFGVSRGIDFVDVACVLNFDLPRSSRAYTHRVGRTARAGRSGMALSFVVPKEEFGKDKVLSCASSERDEIVFARIEKEQGARGSKVKDYVFDMAQVEAFRYRMEDALRAVTKSAVREARVKELKTELLNSEKLKTHFEENPLDLEYIRHDKSLHPTRVQAHMKHVPKYLMPRIASVAEEPAKDVGFVPFTKSGSRGRGRGRGRGRGGSSGRGGKKKSDPLKKFGR; encoded by the exons ATGGCCGACGCAAAGCTGCTTGACAGCGAACAAAGCTTCCAGACATTCTCTAATATTATCGACTCTCGACTTCTTAGAGCACTTGCTGACTTGGGATTTGCACGACCGACACTCGTACAAAGCAAAGCTATTCCGCTTGCGCTTGAAGGCAGGGATATTCTGGCTCGTGCAAGGACGGGGAGTGGGAAGACGGCTGCGTATTGCATACCGGTTGCACAAAAGATCTTGAACAGTAAAACC ATAGCAAATGCACAGCAGGCCGCTAGAGCGGTTATTCTGGTTCCCACTCGAGAACTGGCTGATCAGGTAACGAAGCACTTGAAAGGCCTACTGGCATATTGCGACAAGGACATTAAAGCTGTGAACATCGCGGGCGGGGCATCAGGCTATACTCAAAA GCTGGTCATAGCTGAGAAGCCTGACTTGATTGTTGCTACTCCGTCCAGGCTCCTTGCTTTACTCCGAGTCAAG GCCTTGTCGTTATCGTCGCTAGAATCCCTGGTCATTGACGAAGCTGATCTTATCCTCTCTTATGGCCACGACGAAGATGTAAAGCAAATCCTATCAGGAGGGCACCTTCCCAAGTTGTATCAAACATTTTTGATGAGCGCAACGATGACCAAGGATGTCGAGACGCTAAAAGGGATAGCATTGAGGAATCCG GCTATATTGAAGTTGGAAGAGGATAAAGATGAAGCTGCTAATCTAACCCAATATGCTGTGAA GTGTTCCGAAGTTGACAAGTTTCTCCTGACCTACGTCATCCTGAAGCTCAAACTCGTCAAAGGCAAATGTTTAATATTCGTAAATGATGTCGATCGTGGGTACCGTGTAAAATTGTTCCTTGAGCAATTTTCGATAAAGAGTTGCGTGCTCAACTCCGAGCTACCCTTAAACAGCAG ATTCCATATCGTGCAAGAGTTCAATAAAGGGGTGTACGATTATATCATTGCAACCGACGAAACTGGTGGGAAACATGAAGACCAGGACACTGATGATGAGAAAGAagccgaggaggaagaagtagGCTCTGAGGCTGAGGCCGAAGGAGGTGAAGATC TAATTACCACGGAACCTACCGAAGCTGGTGAAGCTGGACCCTCGAATCCTCCCCCCAAGCGCAAGCGTGCACCTCCTCAGCCGGAGTTTCAAAAACCTTCTAAAAAGCACCGCACAGCCAAGaaagataaagagttcgGAGTCTCGCGTGGAATCGATTTTGTCGACGTTGCATGTGTCCTCAATTTTGACCTCCCTCGATCATCTCGAGCTTATACCCATCGTGTTGGCCGGACTGCACGGGCAGGCAGGTCTGGGATGGCATTGTCATTCGTGGTCCCCAAGGAAGAGTTTGGGAAAGACAAAGTTCTGAGTTGTGCGAGTTCTGAGCGGGACGAGATTGTATTTGCCAGGATCGAGAAGGAACAGGGAGCAAGGGGCAGTAAAGTGAAGGACTACGTATTCGACATGGCACAGGTAGAAGCATTTAGGTATCGAATGGAGGATGCATTGAGGGCTGTGACCAAATCGGCCGTGAGGGAAGCGAGGGTCAAGGAGTTGAAAACTGAGCTACTCAACTCGGAAAAATTAAAA ACCCACTTTGAAGAAAATCCCCTTGACCTCGAGTACATTCGACACGATAAATCCTTACATCCTACTAGAGTTCAAGCGCATATGAAGCATGTTCCCAAGTACCTTATGCCGAGAATTGCGTCTGTAGCCGAGGAACCAGCCAAGGACGTTGGGTTTGTCCCATTCACAAAATCGGGATCTCGCggccgaggaagaggaagaggaaggggAAGGGGCGGTAGTAGTGGGAGAGGCGGGAAGAAAAAAAGTGACCCACTTAAAAAGTTTGGCCGGTAG